One Natrinema marinum genomic window carries:
- a CDS encoding aminopeptidase, with translation MDPRIREHAEIIANHSVDLAEGDNVIIDAHPVAEDLVVALHEVIGDHGANPVTTSQRTGKRSQRAYLRASDGEFETPEHELALIQNADVYIAIRASDNVTQTSDVDPEISAAHQQAHRPILEERLSKRWCLTQFPAPANAQLAEMSTEGYENFVWDAVNKDWAEQRNHQEHMVEIMDPAEEVRIVSGDTTDVTMSVAGNPTLNDHGEHNLPGGEVFTAPQPDSVEGEVLFDMPLYHQGREITDVFLEFEGGEVVQHSAAKNEAVLTEVLNTDDGARRLGELGIGMNRDIDQFTYNMLFDEKMGDTVHMAVGRAYDDTVGEGNEANDSAVHVDMIVDMSEDSFIEVDGEVVQRNGTFRFEDGFEE, from the coding sequence ATGGACCCACGCATTCGCGAGCACGCGGAGATCATCGCGAACCACTCGGTCGACTTGGCGGAAGGCGACAACGTCATCATCGACGCCCACCCCGTCGCCGAGGATCTGGTCGTCGCGCTCCACGAAGTGATCGGCGACCACGGCGCGAACCCCGTCACGACGAGCCAGCGAACCGGAAAGCGCAGTCAGCGCGCGTATCTCCGGGCATCTGACGGCGAGTTCGAGACGCCCGAACACGAACTCGCGTTGATTCAGAACGCGGATGTCTACATCGCCATCCGGGCCAGCGACAACGTCACCCAGACCAGCGACGTCGATCCGGAGATCAGCGCGGCCCACCAGCAGGCCCACCGGCCCATCCTCGAGGAGCGGCTCTCGAAGCGGTGGTGTCTCACGCAGTTCCCCGCGCCCGCGAACGCGCAACTCGCCGAGATGAGCACGGAGGGCTACGAGAACTTCGTCTGGGACGCCGTCAACAAAGACTGGGCGGAACAGCGCAACCACCAGGAGCACATGGTCGAGATCATGGACCCCGCCGAGGAGGTCCGCATCGTCAGCGGCGACACGACCGACGTGACGATGTCCGTCGCAGGCAACCCGACGCTGAACGACCACGGCGAGCACAACCTGCCCGGCGGCGAGGTTTTCACCGCGCCCCAGCCCGACAGCGTCGAGGGCGAGGTGCTGTTCGACATGCCGCTCTATCACCAGGGCCGGGAGATCACGGACGTCTTCCTCGAGTTCGAGGGCGGCGAGGTCGTCCAGCATTCGGCCGCGAAGAACGAAGCCGTGCTGACGGAAGTGCTTAACACCGACGACGGCGCGCGCCGGCTCGGAGAACTGGGCATCGGGATGAACCGCGACATCGACCAGTTCACCTACAACATGCTGTTCGACGAGAAGATGGGCGATACCGTCCACATGGCCGTCGGCCGGGCCTACGACGACACCGTCGGCGAGGGCAACGAGGCCAACGACTCCGCGGTCCACGTGGACATGATCGTGGATATGAGCGAGGACTCGTTCATCGAAGTGGACGGCGAAGTGGTCCAGCGCAACGGGACGTTCCGGTTCGAGGACGGGTTCGAAGAGTAA
- a CDS encoding metallophosphoesterase, translating into MLAIFSDTHSTDGHDLEGEALTAARDADTVVHAGDFTTESSLEAFQDECEQLFAVHGNADSAAVRDRLPTARVVEAGGVRVAVTHRSDGGETGLAMFGRSHAADIVVFGHSHRPTVVETDDVTLLNPGSHADPRGNRPGFAVLESTDAGDGGLTGEIREPDGTVIETLEVSTA; encoded by the coding sequence ATGCTCGCGATCTTCTCGGATACTCACAGCACCGACGGCCACGACCTCGAGGGGGAGGCCCTGACCGCGGCCCGCGACGCCGACACCGTCGTTCACGCGGGCGATTTCACGACTGAAAGTTCGCTCGAGGCCTTTCAGGACGAGTGCGAACAGTTGTTCGCCGTCCACGGCAACGCCGACAGCGCAGCGGTCCGCGACCGGCTGCCGACGGCCCGCGTCGTCGAGGCGGGCGGCGTTCGGGTCGCCGTCACACACCGGAGCGACGGCGGCGAGACGGGACTGGCGATGTTCGGTCGCTCGCACGCGGCCGACATCGTCGTCTTCGGTCACAGCCACCGGCCGACGGTCGTCGAGACCGACGACGTGACCCTGTTGAACCCCGGCAGCCACGCCGATCCGCGCGGCAATCGGCCCGGATTCGCCGTCCTCGAGTCGACGGACGCGGGAGACGGCGGGCTGACGGGCGAGATTCGGGAGCCGGACGGAACGGTGATCGAGACGCTCGAGGTTTCGACGGCATGA
- a CDS encoding cation diffusion facilitator family transporter has translation MASSTSVVLAALFANGAIAVLKFGGFLLTGSPAMLSETYHSVSDTGNQVFLLIGIKYGAQEANRTHPFGHGKAQFFYSLLVSVMLFGIAGWESARHGYNALTHGGVHRVSEDVTLLGQTFDPVYVNYAVLIGAILFESYALWKAYQGMSRQMDEYGWSTFREAFKKTSDVTTLTALTEDTIALSGAAIALFGIYLSRVTGNPMYDAASALIIGIMLMGFAVALAWENKRLIVGESLPKADEDELREIVAGWDGVTELVDFRTVYFGAEELLVTADVAFEPDLDADTIDERITGLERALKDHDSQVNRIYIEPQTN, from the coding sequence ATGGCCAGTAGCACCTCCGTCGTGCTCGCCGCACTGTTCGCGAACGGCGCGATCGCGGTTCTGAAGTTCGGCGGGTTTCTGTTGACGGGCAGTCCCGCGATGTTATCGGAGACGTATCACTCGGTGTCGGACACGGGCAATCAGGTCTTTCTCCTGATCGGGATCAAGTACGGCGCACAGGAGGCCAACCGGACCCACCCGTTCGGCCACGGGAAGGCGCAGTTTTTCTACAGCCTGCTGGTCAGCGTCATGCTCTTTGGCATCGCCGGCTGGGAGAGCGCCCGCCACGGGTACAATGCCCTGACCCACGGCGGCGTCCATCGCGTCAGCGAGGACGTCACGCTGCTCGGACAGACGTTCGATCCGGTTTACGTCAACTACGCAGTGTTGATCGGTGCGATCCTCTTCGAATCCTACGCGCTCTGGAAGGCCTATCAGGGGATGAGCCGCCAGATGGACGAGTACGGCTGGTCGACCTTTCGCGAAGCCTTCAAGAAAACGAGCGACGTGACGACGCTGACCGCGCTCACCGAGGACACGATCGCGCTCTCAGGTGCGGCGATCGCCCTGTTCGGCATTTACCTGAGTCGAGTCACCGGAAATCCGATGTACGACGCCGCCTCGGCGCTCATCATCGGGATCATGCTCATGGGCTTTGCCGTCGCCCTCGCCTGGGAGAACAAGCGGCTCATCGTCGGCGAGAGCCTCCCGAAGGCCGACGAGGACGAACTGCGCGAGATCGTCGCGGGCTGGGACGGCGTCACCGAACTCGTCGACTTCCGGACCGTCTACTTCGGCGCCGAGGAACTGCTCGTCACGGCCGATGTCGCGTTCGAACCGGACCTCGACGCCGATACGATCGACGAGCGCATCACCGGCCTCGAGCGAGCGTTGAAAGACCACGATAGTCAGGTCAACCGGATCTACATCGAACCACAGACGAACTGA
- a CDS encoding ATP-dependent DNA helicase, with protein sequence MSETAGYMRFFPYDQPYENQREAMDRIHNSLTRGQNVLFEGACGTGKTLSSLVPALEVAREQDKTVVITTNVHQQMRQFVAEARAITREETIRAIVFKGKSSMCHIDVGYEECQTLRDNTRAVVDAERDRDQLERRQRELLAESQEGDGSAADARSAVMEELESIEDRLADLEEQNVCDYYRNNLTEDTDDFFAWLFEDVRTPDEIYEYAENQHFCGYELLKEGIEGVDLVVCNYHHLLDSTIREQFFRWLGRDPDDVIAVFDEAHNVEDAAREHATRTCSERTFDAALDELADTDDPRSEDAANVLSAFHRALVESYEDSFGFGDRESIGENWADVPITNDDRKDDLTLEFLQRYSGRGIEDDLEAAMKLGQELDEEYEEAYREGETATRTECQTLQAAGFVSAWMNEGSKEGLYPVVSVTRDAGTDEIYGRAELYSCLPRQVTGQLFDEIYATVLMSATLQPFDVTEDVLGLEDAVTMAYGLQFPAENRRTYAVETPPLFSSDRDDPAVQDEVTEAIRDAVRMTPGNTLAFFPNYGEAGRYADRLERRGETTVYLDEPGKSVEELRQEFVADDDAVLCTSLWGTLAEGVSFDGDDAHTVLVVGVPYPHLDDRAEAVQEAYDVAFEGTDTGWRYAVEIPTVRKTRQALGRVIRSPEDVGVRALLDRRYSRSAKSDLGKYSVNGTFPHEEREELIDIGPDKLKFAMRNFYGDHDAYDGEPPAP encoded by the coding sequence GTGTCCGAGACAGCCGGGTACATGCGCTTTTTTCCGTACGACCAGCCGTACGAGAACCAGCGCGAGGCGATGGACCGCATCCACAACTCCCTCACCCGCGGCCAGAACGTGCTCTTTGAGGGGGCCTGTGGGACCGGCAAGACCCTCTCCTCGCTGGTGCCCGCCCTCGAGGTGGCCCGCGAACAGGACAAGACGGTCGTCATCACGACCAACGTCCACCAGCAGATGCGCCAGTTCGTCGCCGAAGCCCGCGCGATCACGCGCGAAGAAACCATCCGCGCCATCGTGTTCAAGGGGAAATCCTCGATGTGTCACATCGATGTCGGCTACGAGGAGTGTCAGACCCTGCGGGACAACACCCGCGCCGTCGTCGACGCCGAGCGCGACCGCGACCAACTCGAGCGCCGCCAGCGCGAACTCTTAGCCGAGAGTCAGGAGGGCGACGGCAGCGCCGCCGACGCCCGCTCGGCGGTGATGGAGGAACTCGAGAGCATCGAGGACCGACTCGCGGATCTCGAGGAGCAGAACGTCTGTGACTACTACCGGAACAACCTGACCGAAGACACGGACGACTTTTTCGCGTGGCTCTTCGAGGACGTGCGCACGCCCGACGAGATTTACGAGTACGCCGAGAATCAGCACTTCTGCGGGTACGAACTCTTAAAGGAGGGGATCGAAGGGGTCGATCTGGTCGTCTGTAACTACCATCACTTGCTGGATTCGACCATCCGGGAGCAGTTCTTCCGCTGGCTGGGCCGCGACCCCGACGACGTGATCGCCGTCTTCGACGAGGCCCACAACGTCGAGGACGCCGCCCGCGAGCACGCGACCCGGACCTGTTCCGAGCGCACGTTCGACGCCGCGCTGGACGAGTTGGCCGACACGGACGACCCGCGCTCTGAGGACGCCGCGAACGTCCTCTCGGCCTTTCACCGCGCGCTCGTCGAGAGCTACGAGGACTCCTTCGGCTTCGGCGACCGGGAATCGATCGGCGAGAACTGGGCGGACGTGCCCATCACCAACGACGACCGCAAGGACGATCTCACGCTCGAGTTCCTCCAGCGCTACTCGGGACGCGGCATCGAGGACGACCTCGAGGCCGCGATGAAACTCGGCCAGGAACTCGACGAGGAGTACGAGGAGGCCTATCGAGAGGGCGAGACCGCGACCCGGACGGAGTGTCAGACCCTACAGGCCGCTGGCTTCGTCAGCGCGTGGATGAACGAGGGCTCGAAGGAGGGGCTCTACCCGGTCGTCTCCGTCACGCGCGATGCCGGCACCGACGAGATCTACGGCCGCGCGGAACTGTACTCCTGTCTGCCTCGACAGGTGACCGGGCAACTGTTCGACGAGATCTACGCGACCGTCCTCATGAGCGCAACGTTACAGCCCTTCGACGTCACCGAGGACGTGCTGGGGCTCGAGGACGCGGTCACGATGGCCTACGGGCTCCAGTTCCCCGCGGAGAACCGCCGGACGTACGCCGTCGAGACCCCGCCGCTGTTCTCCTCTGACCGCGACGACCCCGCGGTGCAGGACGAGGTGACGGAAGCGATCCGCGACGCCGTTCGGATGACGCCCGGCAACACGCTCGCTTTCTTCCCCAACTACGGCGAGGCCGGCCGGTACGCAGACCGGCTCGAGCGCCGCGGCGAGACGACGGTCTATCTGGACGAACCGGGCAAATCCGTCGAGGAGCTTCGACAAGAGTTCGTCGCCGACGACGACGCGGTCCTCTGTACCTCGCTGTGGGGGACCCTCGCGGAGGGCGTGAGCTTCGACGGCGACGACGCCCACACGGTGCTGGTCGTCGGCGTCCCCTACCCCCACCTCGACGATCGGGCCGAGGCGGTCCAGGAGGCCTACGACGTGGCCTTCGAGGGCACCGACACCGGCTGGCGCTACGCCGTCGAGATCCCGACGGTCCGCAAGACCAGACAGGCGCTCGGCCGCGTCATCCGATCGCCCGAAGACGTCGGCGTCCGCGCGCTGCTCGATCGGCGCTACTCGCGCTCCGCGAAGTCAGATCTCGGGAAGTACAGCGTCAACGGTACCTTCCCCCACGAGGAGCGCGAGGAACTGATCGATATCGGCCCGGACAAGCTCAAGTTCGCGATGCGCAACTTCTACGGCGATCACGATGCGTACGACGGCGAGCCGCCGGCACCCTGA
- a CDS encoding 2'-5' RNA ligase family protein, protein MYSVNVPVPGRVRRLADRLYPDLVGFETVREDHSCLLKRLGEADHVAQLQHRAHRALEGAPAVEAEITGIDYFADPPLGSAPVVYLAVESPGLEGIHADLTEAFGTVEGLEGGDYVPHVTLARGGDVETAKRLADREVESVGWTVSELEFWDGTYKLPVSRVSLPS, encoded by the coding sequence GTGTACAGCGTCAACGTTCCGGTCCCCGGTCGCGTCCGCCGGCTCGCGGACCGGCTCTACCCCGACCTCGTCGGGTTCGAGACCGTCCGCGAGGATCACTCGTGTCTGCTCAAACGGCTGGGCGAAGCCGACCACGTCGCACAACTCCAGCACCGCGCCCACCGCGCGCTCGAGGGCGCCCCCGCCGTCGAAGCCGAAATCACGGGCATCGACTACTTCGCGGACCCGCCGCTCGGCTCCGCGCCGGTCGTCTATCTGGCCGTCGAGAGCCCCGGACTCGAGGGGATCCACGCCGACCTCACCGAGGCCTTCGGGACCGTCGAGGGACTCGAGGGCGGCGACTACGTCCCCCACGTGACGCTGGCCCGCGGCGGCGACGTAGAGACGGCGAAACGGCTGGCCGACCGCGAGGTCGAATCGGTTGGGTGGACGGTCAGCGAACTCGAGTTCTGGGACGGGACGTACAAGCTGCCGGTGAGTCGGGTGTCGCTGCCGTCCTGA
- a CDS encoding DUF7554 family protein gives MRDDRGELEVETLLKIVLGLIGVLLVLEIVEAIIGSIAGLLGPFFIVVQLAIAALIVLWLLDQL, from the coding sequence ATGAGAGACGACCGCGGCGAACTCGAGGTCGAAACGCTGCTGAAGATCGTGCTCGGACTGATCGGGGTTCTACTCGTCCTCGAGATCGTCGAGGCGATCATCGGAAGCATCGCGGGCCTGCTCGGGCCGTTCTTCATCGTCGTGCAGCTCGCGATCGCGGCGTTGATCGTCCTCTGGCTGCTCGATCAGCTCTGA
- a CDS encoding helix-turn-helix transcriptional regulator: MDGKGLRALIWVLVVVCSFVSVPASTAGVADAAGHRAALQAEDNGNESMALEDADTIHIDVLIAENGSALMTVDYQFRLDQGNNSTSRWEELRRDIQSNTSTHVADERAKWNATLVEGENVTERDMNISNVSITTEVDSAPRTIGHATVTFQWSKFAFVNINRIEAGAALSGFTLDDGTTLQFRWPEAYGIYQHEGEPQVDPAPSDTPDGSVTWRGDETSFTDNQPRIVLMKNAGATTDPNESTQPAQGPTMPWAIVTLALALLATVGVVGWQLGRRRRDGPAPSDAGTDAVRRADGSSDADSTATTETEPPPELLSNEERVLRLLEDRGGRIKQQEVVSELAWTEAKTSQVVGDLREEDEIDVFRIGRENVLTLPDEE, translated from the coding sequence ATGGACGGGAAGGGGCTTCGGGCCCTGATATGGGTGCTCGTGGTGGTGTGTTCGTTCGTGTCCGTCCCGGCCTCGACCGCCGGCGTGGCGGACGCCGCCGGTCACCGAGCGGCGCTGCAGGCCGAGGACAACGGCAACGAGAGCATGGCGCTCGAGGATGCCGACACGATTCACATCGATGTCCTCATCGCCGAGAACGGGTCCGCGCTGATGACCGTCGACTATCAGTTCCGTCTCGATCAGGGGAACAACTCCACGTCCCGGTGGGAGGAACTCCGACGCGATATCCAGTCGAATACGTCCACGCACGTCGCCGACGAGCGAGCGAAGTGGAACGCCACGCTCGTCGAAGGGGAAAACGTGACCGAACGGGACATGAACATCTCGAACGTCTCGATCACGACGGAGGTAGACAGCGCCCCACGAACGATCGGCCACGCCACGGTCACGTTCCAGTGGTCCAAGTTCGCGTTCGTTAACATCAACCGCATCGAGGCGGGCGCCGCGCTCTCGGGCTTCACGCTCGACGACGGCACGACCCTGCAGTTCCGCTGGCCGGAGGCGTACGGGATCTACCAGCACGAGGGGGAGCCGCAGGTCGACCCCGCGCCGAGCGATACGCCCGACGGGTCGGTCACTTGGCGCGGCGACGAGACCTCGTTTACCGACAACCAGCCCCGAATCGTGTTGATGAAAAACGCCGGTGCGACGACCGACCCGAACGAATCGACCCAACCCGCGCAGGGGCCGACGATGCCGTGGGCGATCGTCACCCTGGCGCTGGCCCTGCTCGCGACCGTCGGCGTCGTCGGCTGGCAGCTCGGTCGCCGCCGGAGAGACGGTCCGGCGCCGAGCGACGCCGGCACGGACGCCGTCCGACGGGCCGACGGCTCGAGCGACGCTGACTCGACCGCCACCACCGAGACCGAGCCCCCGCCGGAACTCCTGAGCAACGAAGAACGGGTGTTGCGCCTGCTCGAGGACCGCGGCGGCCGGATCAAGCAACAGGAGGTCGTCTCGGAACTGGCCTGGACCGAGGCCAAGACGAGCCAGGTCGTCGGCGACCTGCGCGAAGAAGACGAGATCGATGTCTTCCGGATCGGCCGGGAGAACGTCCTGACGCTGCCCGACGAGGAGTGA
- a CDS encoding argininosuccinate synthase: MTRVALAFSGGLDTTVCVPLLEEEYGYDDVIGVTVDVGQPASEFEEAEETAEALDLEHYVVDAKDEFANLCFDSVRANATYQGYPLGTALARPVIAKAILEVAEEQDCTGIAHGCTGKGNDQLRFEAVWRDSDLEVIAPVRELGLTREWEQEYAAEKDLPVEGGSGGDWSIDTNIWSRSVEGDDLEDPNYVPPRDIYAWTDEPGSETEEIEITFEEGYPVAVDGEAYEPVELIEHLNELAGSYGVGRTDMMEDRMLGLKVRENYEHPGATTLLNAHEALEGLVLTQEERQFKQQIDQQWSQKGYEGLIDAPLVGALEGFIAETQKRVTGTVTIRFEGGQARPVARDSKFAAYSAEHASFDTETVGKIKQEDATGVAKYHGFQRRLANEAIAANAADEEPEIATDGSGDEADD; encoded by the coding sequence ATGACCCGCGTGGCACTTGCGTTTTCGGGCGGCCTGGACACGACCGTCTGTGTCCCGCTGCTCGAGGAAGAGTACGGATACGACGACGTGATCGGCGTCACCGTCGACGTCGGACAGCCGGCCTCGGAGTTCGAGGAAGCCGAGGAGACCGCCGAAGCGCTCGACTTAGAGCACTACGTCGTCGACGCGAAAGACGAGTTCGCGAACCTCTGTTTCGACAGCGTTCGCGCGAACGCGACCTATCAGGGCTACCCGCTGGGAACGGCGCTGGCCCGCCCGGTGATCGCGAAAGCGATCCTCGAGGTCGCCGAGGAACAGGACTGCACCGGCATCGCCCACGGCTGTACGGGCAAGGGCAACGACCAGCTGCGGTTCGAGGCCGTCTGGCGCGACTCGGACCTCGAGGTCATCGCCCCCGTACGCGAGCTCGGGCTCACCCGCGAGTGGGAACAGGAGTACGCCGCCGAGAAGGACCTCCCCGTCGAGGGCGGCAGCGGCGGCGACTGGTCGATCGACACCAACATCTGGAGTCGCTCGGTCGAGGGCGACGACTTAGAGGACCCGAACTACGTCCCCCCGCGTGACATCTACGCGTGGACCGACGAGCCCGGTAGCGAGACCGAGGAGATCGAAATCACCTTCGAGGAGGGCTACCCCGTCGCCGTCGACGGCGAGGCGTACGAGCCCGTCGAACTCATCGAGCACCTGAACGAGCTCGCCGGCAGTTACGGCGTCGGCCGTACCGACATGATGGAAGACCGCATGCTCGGGCTCAAGGTGCGCGAGAACTACGAGCACCCCGGCGCGACGACGCTGCTGAACGCCCACGAAGCGCTCGAGGGCCTCGTCCTCACCCAAGAGGAGCGTCAGTTCAAACAGCAGATCGACCAGCAGTGGTCCCAGAAGGGCTACGAGGGCCTGATCGACGCGCCGCTCGTGGGCGCACTCGAGGGCTTCATCGCCGAGACCCAAAAGCGCGTGACCGGCACCGTCACGATCCGCTTCGAAGGCGGCCAGGCCCGTCCGGTCGCCCGCGACAGCAAGTTCGCGGCCTACTCCGCCGAGCACGCCTCCTTCGACACCGAGACGGTCGGCAAGATCAAACAGGAGGATGCCACCGGCGTCGCGAAGTATCACGGCTTCCAGCGCCGCCTCGCGAACGAGGCGATCGCCGCGAACGCCGCGGACGAGGAACCCGAGATCGCCACCGACGGCAGTGGTGACGAGGCAGACGACTAA
- the argH gene encoding argininosuccinate lyase has product MTEESAPDDGTRSDGLRTDGGDDEGVVRRDRFSGGPARSFLSSLAADERIFEADLEVDRAHTVMLAEQDIIADDVAGGILTALDAIEVDGHASLPDGEDVHEAIETAVIERIGADGGKMHTARSRNDEVAACIRYRLREDVLEAIETTLALRESLVEVAAEHRETIMPGYTHLQPAQPTTVAHWALAYEGAVRRDTERLLEAFARSNESPLGGAAFAGTTFDIDRERTADLLGFEGVVANSMDASSSRDFLLETVQALSTHATTLSGLAEDVIIFANRGFVDLSDDYSSTSSIMPQKKNPDTLELVRAVAGDAAGGVQGLTTTLKGLPRAYNRDLQRATTHAWETVDAVTEASAVAAGAVATADWNEETLAAEAGAGFSTATGVADLLAASGLPFRTAHELVAIAAENSAERSSAENASGDEPRANGADYDALESAAQEVLGESLEAHVDPAAVEDALDPVQSVASRDSQGGPAPEAVADQLEAAREALAADEDEHDERTGALEAAHEALRSEVNEYV; this is encoded by the coding sequence ATGACCGAGGAGAGCGCTCCCGACGACGGGACGCGGTCCGATGGGCTGCGGACTGACGGCGGGGACGACGAAGGCGTCGTCCGCCGGGACCGCTTCAGCGGCGGCCCCGCCCGGAGTTTCCTCTCCTCGCTCGCGGCCGACGAACGGATCTTCGAGGCCGATCTCGAGGTCGACCGCGCGCACACGGTCATGCTCGCCGAGCAGGATATCATCGCGGACGATGTGGCCGGCGGGATCCTCACGGCGCTGGACGCCATCGAGGTCGACGGCCACGCCTCATTGCCCGATGGCGAGGATGTCCACGAGGCCATCGAGACGGCCGTCATCGAGCGCATCGGCGCGGACGGCGGCAAAATGCACACCGCACGCTCGCGCAACGACGAGGTCGCGGCCTGCATCCGGTATCGCCTGCGCGAGGACGTTCTCGAGGCGATCGAGACCACGCTCGCGCTGCGCGAGTCGCTGGTCGAGGTTGCGGCCGAACACCGCGAGACGATCATGCCCGGCTACACTCACCTCCAGCCCGCTCAGCCCACCACCGTGGCCCACTGGGCGCTGGCCTACGAGGGCGCGGTTCGCCGCGACACCGAGCGCTTGCTCGAGGCTTTCGCACGGAGCAACGAATCGCCACTCGGCGGCGCCGCGTTCGCGGGGACGACGTTCGACATCGATCGCGAACGCACCGCCGATCTGCTCGGCTTCGAGGGCGTCGTCGCAAACTCGATGGATGCCTCCTCGAGCCGTGATTTCCTGCTCGAGACGGTGCAGGCGCTGTCGACGCACGCGACGACGCTGTCGGGGCTCGCGGAAGACGTGATCATCTTCGCGAACCGCGGCTTCGTCGACCTCTCGGACGATTATTCCTCGACGTCGTCGATCATGCCCCAGAAGAAGAACCCGGACACGCTCGAACTCGTCCGTGCGGTCGCGGGCGACGCGGCCGGCGGCGTTCAGGGGCTGACGACGACGCTCAAGGGGCTGCCCCGCGCGTACAACCGAGATCTGCAGCGGGCGACGACCCACGCCTGGGAGACCGTCGACGCGGTAACCGAAGCCAGCGCGGTCGCGGCGGGCGCGGTCGCGACGGCCGACTGGAACGAGGAGACGCTCGCGGCGGAGGCCGGTGCGGGCTTCTCGACGGCCACCGGCGTCGCGGATCTGCTCGCGGCCAGCGGATTGCCGTTCCGCACCGCACACGAACTGGTCGCGATCGCCGCTGAGAATAGCGCGGAACGCAGTTCCGCGGAGAACGCGAGCGGTGATGAACCGCGAGCGAACGGGGCGGACTACGACGCCCTCGAGTCCGCAGCCCAGGAAGTGCTCGGCGAATCGCTCGAGGCCCACGTCGACCCCGCGGCCGTCGAGGACGCGCTCGACCCGGTCCAGAGCGTCGCGAGTCGCGACTCGCAGGGCGGTCCCGCCCCCGAAGCGGTCGCCGACCAGCTCGAGGCGGCCCGCGAGGCGCTGGCGGCGGACGAGGACGAACACGACGAGCGAACGGGGGCGCTCGAGGCGGCCCACGAGGCGCTCCGGTCGGAGGTGAACGAGTATGTCTGA
- the lysW gene encoding lysine biosynthesis protein LysW — protein sequence MTECVECGAEVSLHDDLEVGEIVDCTTCGAELEVVDTEPPVLERAPELEEDWGE from the coding sequence ATGACCGAATGCGTCGAGTGTGGGGCCGAGGTGTCCCTGCACGACGATCTGGAAGTCGGAGAGATCGTTGACTGTACGACCTGTGGCGCCGAACTCGAAGTCGTCGACACCGAGCCGCCAGTCCTCGAGCGAGCCCCCGAGCTCGAAGAGGACTGGGGTGAGTGA
- the lysX gene encoding lysine biosynthesis protein LysX: MNVGILYSRIRKDEKLLLNELRERDHEVTKIDVRKQTFDISDAPDEFADIDIVVDRCLATSRSLYATQFLEAYGIPVVNSHETADICADKVKNSLALEKAGVPTPATKVAFTKEAAMEAIEDFGYPCVLKPVVGSWGRLMAKIDSRDAAEAILEHKATLGHYEHKVFYVQEFVEKPGRDIRVLATDGEPIAGMVRSSDHWITNAAKGAETDVFEPDEEAKALVQKASDAVGGGLLGIDLMETEDGYTVHEVNHTVEFKALDGAVETDVAGTVVDWLEEKAEAADPELEVTA; the protein is encoded by the coding sequence GTGAACGTAGGCATACTCTATTCACGGATACGCAAAGACGAGAAGCTCCTCCTGAACGAGCTTCGCGAGCGCGATCACGAGGTGACGAAGATCGATGTCCGCAAGCAGACGTTCGACATTTCGGACGCTCCGGACGAGTTCGCGGACATCGATATCGTCGTCGACCGCTGTCTCGCCACGAGCCGGAGCCTGTACGCCACCCAGTTCCTCGAGGCGTACGGCATCCCCGTGGTCAACAGCCACGAAACCGCGGACATCTGCGCGGATAAAGTGAAAAACAGCCTCGCGCTCGAGAAGGCGGGCGTGCCCACGCCCGCGACGAAGGTCGCCTTCACCAAGGAGGCCGCGATGGAGGCCATCGAGGACTTTGGCTATCCCTGTGTCTTGAAGCCCGTCGTGGGTTCGTGGGGCCGCTTGATGGCCAAGATCGACTCCCGCGACGCCGCGGAGGCGATCCTAGAGCACAAGGCGACGCTCGGCCACTACGAGCACAAGGTGTTCTACGTCCAGGAGTTCGTCGAGAAACCGGGTCGCGACATCCGCGTGCTCGCGACCGACGGCGAGCCGATCGCCGGGATGGTGCGCTCCTCGGACCACTGGATCACCAACGCCGCCAAGGGCGCGGAGACCGATGTCTTCGAGCCGGACGAGGAGGCGAAAGCGCTGGTCCAGAAGGCCAGCGACGCCGTCGGCGGCGGCCTGCTCGGTATCGACCTCATGGAGACCGAGGACGGGTATACGGTCCACGAGGTCAACCACACCGTCGAGTTCAAGGCCCTCGACGGCGCCGTCGAGACCGATGTCGCCGGGACCGTCGTCGACTGGCTCGAGGAGAAAGCCGAGGCGGCCGATCCGGAACTCGAGGTGACCGCCTGA